A genomic segment from Actinoplanes sichuanensis encodes:
- a CDS encoding dihydrolipoyl dehydrogenase family protein encodes MTDQTYDVIVLGAGPVGENVADRVVKGGLTAAIVERELVGGECSYWACMPTKALLRSSAALRAARALPGAREAVTGDLDVAAVLARRDAFASNWKDDGQVAWLDSAGITLHRGHGRISGRLTVEVTRDDGATTVLAARHAVVVATGSSALLPDIPGLREAAPWTSRDAAAAGTVPARLAVIGGGVVATEMATAYASLGAQVTVLVRDGVLPQVEAFAGELVTTSLREAGVTVRTGVEVRSVERDGDGTVHLELDDGDRVEVDEVLVAIGRTPNTGDIGLETVGLKPGSWLTVDDTMRVVDGDGGLYAAGDVNRRALLTHQGKYQARAVGDVIVARAHGAAVDDGRWGRHVATADERAVPQVVFTDPEIAAVGLTAAAAEAAGLRIRVVDHDLAAVAGSALHADGYRGRARMVVDEDRRVIVGFTVAGPDVADLLHAATIAIVGEVPLDRLWHAVPAYPTVSEVWLRLLEAYGR; translated from the coding sequence GTGACCGACCAGACGTACGACGTGATCGTGCTCGGCGCCGGACCGGTCGGGGAGAACGTCGCCGACCGGGTCGTCAAGGGTGGCCTGACGGCCGCCATCGTGGAACGCGAACTCGTCGGCGGTGAATGCTCATACTGGGCGTGCATGCCGACCAAGGCGCTACTGCGCAGCTCGGCGGCGTTGCGGGCGGCGCGGGCGCTGCCGGGAGCGCGGGAGGCGGTGACCGGGGACCTCGATGTGGCCGCGGTGCTGGCCCGAAGGGACGCGTTCGCCTCGAACTGGAAGGACGACGGGCAGGTCGCCTGGCTCGACTCGGCCGGGATCACCCTGCACCGCGGCCACGGCCGGATCAGCGGCCGGCTGACCGTCGAGGTGACCCGCGACGACGGCGCGACCACGGTCCTCGCCGCACGGCATGCGGTCGTCGTCGCGACCGGCAGCAGCGCGCTGCTGCCGGACATTCCGGGGCTGCGCGAGGCGGCACCCTGGACCAGCCGGGACGCGGCCGCCGCCGGCACGGTCCCGGCCCGGCTCGCGGTGATCGGCGGGGGAGTGGTGGCCACCGAGATGGCGACCGCCTACGCCAGCCTCGGTGCCCAGGTCACGGTGCTCGTCCGGGACGGGGTGCTGCCACAGGTCGAGGCGTTCGCCGGTGAGCTGGTCACGACGTCGCTGCGGGAGGCCGGAGTCACCGTCCGCACCGGCGTAGAGGTGAGATCGGTCGAACGCGACGGCGACGGTACGGTCCACCTGGAGCTCGACGACGGCGACCGGGTCGAAGTCGACGAGGTTCTGGTCGCGATCGGCCGGACCCCGAACACCGGGGACATCGGGCTGGAGACGGTCGGTCTGAAACCGGGTTCGTGGCTCACCGTCGATGACACCATGCGGGTCGTCGACGGGGATGGCGGGCTGTACGCGGCAGGTGACGTCAACCGGCGTGCGCTCCTCACCCACCAGGGCAAATACCAGGCCCGTGCGGTCGGTGACGTGATCGTGGCCCGCGCCCACGGGGCGGCTGTCGACGACGGCCGGTGGGGCCGGCACGTGGCGACCGCGGACGAGCGTGCCGTACCGCAGGTGGTCTTCACCGACCCGGAGATCGCCGCGGTGGGCCTGACCGCGGCCGCCGCCGAGGCCGCCGGCCTGCGGATCCGGGTCGTCGACCACGACCTGGCCGCGGTCGCCGGTTCCGCGTTGCACGCCGACGGCTACCGGGGCCGGGCCCGGATGGTCGTCGACGAGGACCGGCGGGTGATCGTCGGATTCACCGTCGCCGGGCCGGACGTCGCGGACCTGCTGCACGCCGCGACCATCGCGATCGTCGGCGAGGTGCCACTGGACCGGCTGTGGCACGCCGTTCCCGCGTACCCGACGGTCAGTGAGGTGTGGCTGCGGCTGCTGGAGGCGTACGGCCGTTAG
- a CDS encoding TetR/AcrR family transcriptional regulator translates to MTTSEARLRLLTTASGIFYAEGIHSVGVDRIIAEAKVTRATFYRHFPGKEDLVLAYLQAADQAIRTQVETAVVPGAPAGDTVRAIAAAIAEGIGSPGFRGCAFLNAVAEYPDPTHPVHRAVLAHRQWFLDTITTLMTDLQATKADKAAQHFVMLRDGAMAAGCLFDPALICETFLRGVDGLVEIHGGTRVA, encoded by the coding sequence ATGACGACTTCCGAGGCCCGGCTCCGGTTGCTGACCACCGCGAGCGGGATCTTCTACGCCGAGGGCATCCACTCGGTCGGCGTCGACCGGATCATCGCCGAGGCCAAGGTGACCCGGGCGACCTTCTACCGCCACTTCCCGGGCAAGGAAGACCTGGTCCTGGCCTATCTCCAGGCCGCCGACCAGGCCATCCGCACCCAGGTCGAGACGGCCGTCGTCCCCGGCGCGCCAGCCGGCGACACCGTCCGGGCCATCGCCGCCGCGATCGCCGAAGGCATCGGGTCACCCGGCTTCCGCGGCTGCGCCTTCCTCAACGCGGTCGCCGAATACCCCGACCCGACCCACCCGGTGCACCGGGCCGTCCTCGCCCACCGCCAGTGGTTCCTAGACACGATCACCACGCTGATGACCGATCTCCAGGCCACCAAGGCCGACAAGGCCGCCCAGCACTTCGTCATGCTCCGCGACGGCGCGATGGCCGCCGGATGCCTCTTCGACCCGGCCCTGATCTGCGAAACCTTCCTCCGCGGCGTCGACGGCCTGGTCGAAATTCACGGCGGCACGCGAGTAGCCTGA